One Prunus dulcis chromosome 7, ALMONDv2, whole genome shotgun sequence DNA segment encodes these proteins:
- the LOC117633737 gene encoding probable phosphoinositide phosphatase SAC9 isoform X2, giving the protein MESAGGGTMETSVIVVTLDTGEVYIIVSLSSRLDTQVIHVDPTTGALRYNAKPGFDVFKSEKEALDYITNGSHWLRKSTTYAHAILGYAALGSFGMLLVATKLTASVPNLPGGGCVYTVTESQWIKISLQNPQPQGKGEVKNVNELTDLDIDGKHYFCDARDITRPFPSRMCLHEPDDEFVWNAWFSMPFKNIGLPQHCVTLLQGFAECRSFGTLGKLEGIVALIARRSRLHPGTRYLARGLNSCFSTGNEVECEQIVWVPRRAGQTVPFNTYVWRRGTIPIWWGAELKITAAEAEIYVSDRDPYKGSSEYYQRLSKRYDARNLDVADGGSQNRKALVPIVCINLLRNGEGKSECILVQHFEESLNYIRSTGKLPYTRIHLINYDWHASIKLKGEQQTIEGLWKHLKAPTVSIGISEGDFLPSRERIKECRGEIICNDDFKGAFCLRSHQNGVIRFNCADSLDRTNAASYFGSLQVFVEQCRRLGISLDSDLAYGYQSMTNYGGYIAPLPPGWEKRSDAVTGKTFYIDHNTRTTTWMHPCPDKPWKRFDMAFEEFKRTTILPPVSQLADLFLLAGDIHATLYTGSKAMHSQILSIFNEDAGKYKQFSAAQNMKITLQRRYKNAVVDSSRQKQLEMFLGMRLFKHLPSVSFHPLNVVSRPSGFFLKPVANMFPSSNGGASLLSFKRKDLVWVCPQAADVIELFIYLGEPCHVCQLLLTISHGADDSTYPSTVDVRTGRSLDGLKLVLEGASIPQCVNGTNLLIPLPGLISPEDMAVTGAGARLHAQDTSTLPLLYDFEELEGELDFLTRVVALTFYPAVSGRSPITLGEIEVLGVSLPWRGVFTNEGPGATLPEHTRKIQNETNPFSSGLDTNPFSGASSNENVPPPVQPSASGNNLVDLLTGEVMLSEHVAQPVIGNTEDKGGDLLDFLDQAIVEYHGAETDHKFPSSHDGRSPDSSSQKYIDCLKSCAGPHMERKLDFMGAMKLEIERLRLNISAAERDKALLSIGTDPATINPNVLLDERYMGRLCRVANSLALLGQASLEDKITSAVALETTDDNVIDFWNITRFGECCYGGTCEVRAETNAPTHASFMESSAGVPLSVLLCSQCERKVCKVCCAGRGALLVAGYGSREANGVVSQGGSSHGFQVDVSTNRSVVLDSVICKRCCNDIVLDALILDYVRVLISMRRSARADSAAHEALNQVIGFSLKNSLSERKHSSDRQGAIKVQQQLLDGEESLAEFPFASFLHSVETAADSAPFLSLLAPLDCGPRHSYWKAPPSATSVEFIIVLGSLSDVSGIVLLISPCGYSEADAPTIQIWASNKIHKEERSCMGKWDVQSQIISSSDYYGPEKLVREDEVPRHVKFEFRNPVRCRILWITLRLQRPGSSSLNLGNLNLLSLDENPFAEVTRRASFGGEVDRDPCIHARRILVVGSPVNKEMADTSAQGSDQMNLKGWLERAPPLNRFRVPIEAERLLDNDIVLEQYLSPASPLLAGFRLDAFGAIKPLVTHSPSSNAQIWDMSARLVDERHISPAVLHIQVSVVQEPHSLVTIAEYRLPEAKAGTPMYFDFPREIQTRRITFKLLGDITAFADDPAEQDDPSSRVLPVAAGLSLSNRIKLYYYADPYELGKWASLSAV; this is encoded by the exons ATGGAATCAGCTG GTGGTGGTACAATGGAGACATCTGTTATAGTTGTGACATTGGATACTGGTGAAGTGTATATAATTGTGAGCTTGTCTTCTAGGCTTGACACTCAGGTCATACATGTTGACCCCACAACTGGTGCACTTCGCTACAATGCGAAGCCAGGATTCGATGTCTTCAAATCCGAAAAGGAAGCTTTGGATTACATTACAAATGGGTCGCACTGGTTGCGTAAGAGTACGACTTATGCTCATGCAATATTGGGTTATGCTGCTTTGGGCAGCTTTGGGATGCTTCTTGTGGCTACCAAGTTGACTGCTAGTGTTCCAAATTTGCCGGGTGGAGGGTGTGTGTATACAGTGACTGAGAGCCAATGGATCAAGATTTCACTTCAGAATCCACAACCACAAGGGAAAGGAGAAGTAAAGAATGTTAATGAATTGACTGATCTTGATATTGATGGGAAACACTACTTTTGTGATGCAAGGGACATCACTAGGCCATTTCCTAGCCGTATGTGCTTGCATGAGCCTGATGATGAATTTGTTTGGAATGCCTGGTTCTCGATGCCTTTCAAAAACATTGGGCTGCCACAGCATTGTGTGACACTTCTGCAG GGTTTTGCAGAATGTCGAAGTTTTGGAACCTTAGGGAAACTAGAAGGGATTGTCGCTCTCATAGCTCGTCGTAGCAGGCTGCATCCTGGTACTCGATACTTGGCTAGGGGATTAAATTCATGTTTTAGCACAG GAAATGAAGTGGAGTGTGAGCAAATTGTGTGGGTCCCTAGAAGGGCTGGTCAAACTGTTCCTTTTAACACATACGTATGGCGACGGGGCACAATTCCAATCTGGTGGGGTGCAGAGTTAAAGATAACTGCTGCAGAAGCAGAAATATACGTTTCAGATCGTGACCCTTATAAAGGGAGTTCTGAGTACTACCAGAGGTTGAGTAAACGGTATGATGCACGAAATTTAGATGTAGCTGATGGCGGGAGTCAGAATAGAAAAGCGTTGGTTCCAATTGTCTGCATCAACTTGCTTAGGAATGGAGAAGGAAAATCGGAATGCATTTTAGTTCAGCATTTTGAAGAATCTTTAAACTACATCAGGTCAACAGGAAAACTTCCGTATACCCGaattcatttaataaattatgattGGCATGCCAGTATAAAGTTAAAAGGTGAACAGCAAACCATCGAAGGATTATGGAAACATTTAAAAGCACCCACTGTTTCTATAGGCATTTCTGAAGGAGATTTTTTGCCTTCACGAGAAAGAATTAAGGAATGCAGAGGAGAAATTATCTGCAATGATGACTTTAAAGGTGCCTTCTGCTTAAGATCACATCAAAATGGTGTGATACGTTTCAACTGTGCTGATTCTTTGGATAGGACAAATGCTGCAAGTTATTTTGGCTCCCTCCAGGTTTTTGTAGAGCAGTGCAGGCGGCTTGGTATATCACTTGATAGTGATTTGGCATATGGTTATCAGTCAATGACTAATTATGGTGGCTATATTGCTCCTTTGCCACCAGGCTGGGAGAAGAGATCTGATGCAGTAACAGGGAAAACATTTTATATTGATCACAATACTAGGACCACAACATGGATGCATCCATGTCCTGATAAGCCTTGGAAGAGATTTGATATGGCGTTTGAGGAGTTCAAGAGGACAACAATTTTACCACCAGTATCCCAGCTTGCTGATCTTTTTCTGCTTGCGGGTGATATTCATGCAACACTTTATACTGGTTCTAAAGCTATGCATAGCCAAATCCTCAGCATTTTCAACGAAGATGCAGGAAAGTATAAACAATTTTCTGCAGCACAGAATATGAAAATCACTTTGCAGAGGAGATATAAAAATGCAGTTGTAGACAGCTCTCGTCAAAAGCAACTGGAAATGTTCCTTGGAATGCGACTATTCAAGCATCTTCCATCAGTTTCTTTTCACCCTCTTAAT GTAGTCTCTCGACCATCCGGTTTCTTTCTTAAGCCAGTTGCTAACATGTTTCCAAGTTCCAATGGTGGAGCCAGTCTTCTGAGTTTCAAGAGAAAAGATCTAGTCTGG GTTTGCCCACAGGCCGCAGACGTGATTGAACTTTTTATCTATCTAGGTGAACCTTGCCATGTTTGTCAGCTTCTTCTCACAATATCCCATGGTGCAGATGATTCAACCTATCCGTCAACAGTTGATGTAAGGACGGGACGCTCTTTAGATGGGCTAAAACTGGTCTTGGAG GGTGCGTCAATACCTCAGTGTGTAAATGGAACAAACCTTTTGATACCCTTACCAGGGCTAATTAGTCCAGAGGATATGGCTGTAACTGGAGCTGGTGCACGCCTTCATGCTCAAGATACATCTACCCTTCCATTACTGTATGATTTTGAAGAACTGGAAGGAGAACTTGACTTCCTTACTCGTGTAGTTGCCCTTACATTTTATCCTGCTGTCTCTGGAAGAAGCCCTATCACTCTTGGTGAG ATAGAAGTCCTTGGAGTTTCTCTTCCTTGGAGGGGTGTATTTACTAACGAAGGCCCTGGTGCAACATTACCTGAACATACTAGAAAAATTCAGAATGAAACCAATCCTTTCTCCTCTGGGTTAGATACGAATCCATTTTCCGGTGcttcttctaatgaaaatgtGCCACCACCAGTGCAACCAAGTGCATCTGGCAACAATTTGGTTGACCTATTGACTGGAGAGGTAATGCTTTCAGAACACGTTGCTCAGCCAGTGATAGGAAATACTGAGGACAAGGGAGGTGACTTGCTTGATTTCTTGGACCAAGCTATTGTTGAATATCATGGTGCTGAAACTGATCATAAATTCCCTTCATCGCATGATGGAAGGTCTCCAGATAGCAGTTCCCAGAAGTATATTGATTGTTTGAAATCCTGTGCTGGGCCACATATG GAAAGAAAACTAGACTTCATGGGAGCTATGAAACTTGAAATTGAACGTCTCCGGCTGAACATTTCTGCTGCTGAAAGGGATAAAGCTTTATTATCAATAGGAACTGATCCTGCTACTATAAACCCTAACGTTTTACTTGATGAACGATACATGGGAAGATTGTGCAGAGTTGCAAACTCCCTTGCACTGCTTGGACAAGCTTCCTTGGAAGACAAAATCACATCTGCTGTTGCTCTTGAGACAACTGATGATAATGTGATAGATTTCTGGAATATAACTAGATTTGGGGAGTGCTGTTATGGTGGCACGTGTGAGGTGCGTGCTGAAACTAATGCACCTACACACGCCTCGTTTATGGAATCATCAGCAGGAGTTCCTCTGTCTGTCTTGTTATGTTCCCAATGTGAAAGGAAAGTTTGTAAAGTTTGTTGTGCTGGGAGAGGGGCCCTTCTGGTTGCAGGCTATGGCTCAAGGGAGGCCAATGGTGTGGTAAGTCAGGGGGGATCAAGCCATGGTTTCCAGGTTGATGTATCCACAAATCGTTCAGTAGTGTTGGATAGTGTTATTTGCAAAAGATGCTGCAATGATATTGTGCTTGATGCGTTGATCTTGGACTACGTCAGGGTCTTGATTAGCATGAGGAGAAGTGCCCGTGCAGATTCTGCTGCGCATGAGGCCTTGAACCAGGTGATTGGATTTTCGTTAAAGAATTCTCTTTCTGAAAGGAAGCATTCTTCTGATAGACAGGGAGCTATTAAAGTTCAGCAACAATTACTTGATGGAGAGGAATCCCTAGCAGAGTTTCCGTTCGCCAGCTTTTTACACTCG GTTGAAACGGCGGCCGATTCAGCACCTTTCTTGTCATTGCTTGCTCCGCTTGATTGTGGACCACGACATTCATACTGGAAAGCTCCTCCTAGTGCCACCTCTGttgaatttattattgttcttggtagcctttctgatgtTAGTGGGATTGTTTTGCTTATTAGTCCATGTGGTTATTCTGAGGCTGATGCTCCCACC ATTCAGATCTGGGCCAGCAATAAAATACACAAGGAAGAAAGGTCATGCATGGGAAAATGGGATGTGCAGTCCCAGATCATATCTTCCTCTGACTATTATGGACCAGAAAAGTTGGTTAGAGAAGACGAAGTACCTAGGCATGTGAAGTTTGAATTCAGGAATCCAGTTAGATGCCGCATTCTTTGGATAACATTACGTCTTCAGCGACCTGGTTCTAGTTCTCTTAATTTGGGGAACTTGAATCTGTTGTCTCTTGACGAAAATCCATTTGCAGAAGTAACTCGGCGTGCCTCTTTTGGGGGAGAAGTTGACAGAGACCCCTGTATTCATGCCAGAAGGATACTGGTAGTAGGAAGCCCCGTAAATAAAGAGATGGCAGATACATCAGCACAAGGCTCAGATCAGATGAATTTGAAAGGCTGGCTGGAGAGAGCTCCACCACTAAATAGATTTAGG GTTCCGATTGAGGCTGAGAGGCTGTTGGACAATGATATTGTTTTGGAACAATATTTATCCCCTGCTTCACCTTTGCTTGCTGGATTTCGTCTTGATGCTTTTGGTGCAATAAAGCCTCTGGTTACCCATTCACCCTCTTCAAATGCGCAGATCTGGGATATGTCAGCAAGACTTGTAGATGAGAGACACATCTCTCCAGCCGTGCTTCATATACAAGTATCTGTTGTCCAG GAACCCCACAGCTTGGTAACGATTGCAGAATATCGGTTGCCAGAGGCTAAGGCTGGAACACCTATGTACTTTGATTTCCCCCGAGAGATACAAACCCGTAGAATCACATTTAAACTTCTTGGAGATATTACAGCATTTGCAGACGACCCAGCAGAACAGGATGATCCCAGTTCTAGAGTTCTACCAGTGGCAGCAGGCTTGTCACTGTCCAATAGAATCAAGTTGTATTACTATGCTGATCCATACGAACTTGGAAAATGGGCAAGCCTTTCAGCAGTTTGA
- the LOC117633737 gene encoding probable phosphoinositide phosphatase SAC9 isoform X1: MFILIVFLSGGGTMETSVIVVTLDTGEVYIIVSLSSRLDTQVIHVDPTTGALRYNAKPGFDVFKSEKEALDYITNGSHWLRKSTTYAHAILGYAALGSFGMLLVATKLTASVPNLPGGGCVYTVTESQWIKISLQNPQPQGKGEVKNVNELTDLDIDGKHYFCDARDITRPFPSRMCLHEPDDEFVWNAWFSMPFKNIGLPQHCVTLLQGFAECRSFGTLGKLEGIVALIARRSRLHPGTRYLARGLNSCFSTGNEVECEQIVWVPRRAGQTVPFNTYVWRRGTIPIWWGAELKITAAEAEIYVSDRDPYKGSSEYYQRLSKRYDARNLDVADGGSQNRKALVPIVCINLLRNGEGKSECILVQHFEESLNYIRSTGKLPYTRIHLINYDWHASIKLKGEQQTIEGLWKHLKAPTVSIGISEGDFLPSRERIKECRGEIICNDDFKGAFCLRSHQNGVIRFNCADSLDRTNAASYFGSLQVFVEQCRRLGISLDSDLAYGYQSMTNYGGYIAPLPPGWEKRSDAVTGKTFYIDHNTRTTTWMHPCPDKPWKRFDMAFEEFKRTTILPPVSQLADLFLLAGDIHATLYTGSKAMHSQILSIFNEDAGKYKQFSAAQNMKITLQRRYKNAVVDSSRQKQLEMFLGMRLFKHLPSVSFHPLNVVSRPSGFFLKPVANMFPSSNGGASLLSFKRKDLVWVCPQAADVIELFIYLGEPCHVCQLLLTISHGADDSTYPSTVDVRTGRSLDGLKLVLEGASIPQCVNGTNLLIPLPGLISPEDMAVTGAGARLHAQDTSTLPLLYDFEELEGELDFLTRVVALTFYPAVSGRSPITLGEIEVLGVSLPWRGVFTNEGPGATLPEHTRKIQNETNPFSSGLDTNPFSGASSNENVPPPVQPSASGNNLVDLLTGEVMLSEHVAQPVIGNTEDKGGDLLDFLDQAIVEYHGAETDHKFPSSHDGRSPDSSSQKYIDCLKSCAGPHMERKLDFMGAMKLEIERLRLNISAAERDKALLSIGTDPATINPNVLLDERYMGRLCRVANSLALLGQASLEDKITSAVALETTDDNVIDFWNITRFGECCYGGTCEVRAETNAPTHASFMESSAGVPLSVLLCSQCERKVCKVCCAGRGALLVAGYGSREANGVVSQGGSSHGFQVDVSTNRSVVLDSVICKRCCNDIVLDALILDYVRVLISMRRSARADSAAHEALNQVIGFSLKNSLSERKHSSDRQGAIKVQQQLLDGEESLAEFPFASFLHSVETAADSAPFLSLLAPLDCGPRHSYWKAPPSATSVEFIIVLGSLSDVSGIVLLISPCGYSEADAPTIQIWASNKIHKEERSCMGKWDVQSQIISSSDYYGPEKLVREDEVPRHVKFEFRNPVRCRILWITLRLQRPGSSSLNLGNLNLLSLDENPFAEVTRRASFGGEVDRDPCIHARRILVVGSPVNKEMADTSAQGSDQMNLKGWLERAPPLNRFRVPIEAERLLDNDIVLEQYLSPASPLLAGFRLDAFGAIKPLVTHSPSSNAQIWDMSARLVDERHISPAVLHIQVSVVQEPHSLVTIAEYRLPEAKAGTPMYFDFPREIQTRRITFKLLGDITAFADDPAEQDDPSSRVLPVAAGLSLSNRIKLYYYADPYELGKWASLSAV, translated from the exons atgtttataCTTATAGTTTTTCTTTCAGGTGGTGGTACAATGGAGACATCTGTTATAGTTGTGACATTGGATACTGGTGAAGTGTATATAATTGTGAGCTTGTCTTCTAGGCTTGACACTCAGGTCATACATGTTGACCCCACAACTGGTGCACTTCGCTACAATGCGAAGCCAGGATTCGATGTCTTCAAATCCGAAAAGGAAGCTTTGGATTACATTACAAATGGGTCGCACTGGTTGCGTAAGAGTACGACTTATGCTCATGCAATATTGGGTTATGCTGCTTTGGGCAGCTTTGGGATGCTTCTTGTGGCTACCAAGTTGACTGCTAGTGTTCCAAATTTGCCGGGTGGAGGGTGTGTGTATACAGTGACTGAGAGCCAATGGATCAAGATTTCACTTCAGAATCCACAACCACAAGGGAAAGGAGAAGTAAAGAATGTTAATGAATTGACTGATCTTGATATTGATGGGAAACACTACTTTTGTGATGCAAGGGACATCACTAGGCCATTTCCTAGCCGTATGTGCTTGCATGAGCCTGATGATGAATTTGTTTGGAATGCCTGGTTCTCGATGCCTTTCAAAAACATTGGGCTGCCACAGCATTGTGTGACACTTCTGCAG GGTTTTGCAGAATGTCGAAGTTTTGGAACCTTAGGGAAACTAGAAGGGATTGTCGCTCTCATAGCTCGTCGTAGCAGGCTGCATCCTGGTACTCGATACTTGGCTAGGGGATTAAATTCATGTTTTAGCACAG GAAATGAAGTGGAGTGTGAGCAAATTGTGTGGGTCCCTAGAAGGGCTGGTCAAACTGTTCCTTTTAACACATACGTATGGCGACGGGGCACAATTCCAATCTGGTGGGGTGCAGAGTTAAAGATAACTGCTGCAGAAGCAGAAATATACGTTTCAGATCGTGACCCTTATAAAGGGAGTTCTGAGTACTACCAGAGGTTGAGTAAACGGTATGATGCACGAAATTTAGATGTAGCTGATGGCGGGAGTCAGAATAGAAAAGCGTTGGTTCCAATTGTCTGCATCAACTTGCTTAGGAATGGAGAAGGAAAATCGGAATGCATTTTAGTTCAGCATTTTGAAGAATCTTTAAACTACATCAGGTCAACAGGAAAACTTCCGTATACCCGaattcatttaataaattatgattGGCATGCCAGTATAAAGTTAAAAGGTGAACAGCAAACCATCGAAGGATTATGGAAACATTTAAAAGCACCCACTGTTTCTATAGGCATTTCTGAAGGAGATTTTTTGCCTTCACGAGAAAGAATTAAGGAATGCAGAGGAGAAATTATCTGCAATGATGACTTTAAAGGTGCCTTCTGCTTAAGATCACATCAAAATGGTGTGATACGTTTCAACTGTGCTGATTCTTTGGATAGGACAAATGCTGCAAGTTATTTTGGCTCCCTCCAGGTTTTTGTAGAGCAGTGCAGGCGGCTTGGTATATCACTTGATAGTGATTTGGCATATGGTTATCAGTCAATGACTAATTATGGTGGCTATATTGCTCCTTTGCCACCAGGCTGGGAGAAGAGATCTGATGCAGTAACAGGGAAAACATTTTATATTGATCACAATACTAGGACCACAACATGGATGCATCCATGTCCTGATAAGCCTTGGAAGAGATTTGATATGGCGTTTGAGGAGTTCAAGAGGACAACAATTTTACCACCAGTATCCCAGCTTGCTGATCTTTTTCTGCTTGCGGGTGATATTCATGCAACACTTTATACTGGTTCTAAAGCTATGCATAGCCAAATCCTCAGCATTTTCAACGAAGATGCAGGAAAGTATAAACAATTTTCTGCAGCACAGAATATGAAAATCACTTTGCAGAGGAGATATAAAAATGCAGTTGTAGACAGCTCTCGTCAAAAGCAACTGGAAATGTTCCTTGGAATGCGACTATTCAAGCATCTTCCATCAGTTTCTTTTCACCCTCTTAAT GTAGTCTCTCGACCATCCGGTTTCTTTCTTAAGCCAGTTGCTAACATGTTTCCAAGTTCCAATGGTGGAGCCAGTCTTCTGAGTTTCAAGAGAAAAGATCTAGTCTGG GTTTGCCCACAGGCCGCAGACGTGATTGAACTTTTTATCTATCTAGGTGAACCTTGCCATGTTTGTCAGCTTCTTCTCACAATATCCCATGGTGCAGATGATTCAACCTATCCGTCAACAGTTGATGTAAGGACGGGACGCTCTTTAGATGGGCTAAAACTGGTCTTGGAG GGTGCGTCAATACCTCAGTGTGTAAATGGAACAAACCTTTTGATACCCTTACCAGGGCTAATTAGTCCAGAGGATATGGCTGTAACTGGAGCTGGTGCACGCCTTCATGCTCAAGATACATCTACCCTTCCATTACTGTATGATTTTGAAGAACTGGAAGGAGAACTTGACTTCCTTACTCGTGTAGTTGCCCTTACATTTTATCCTGCTGTCTCTGGAAGAAGCCCTATCACTCTTGGTGAG ATAGAAGTCCTTGGAGTTTCTCTTCCTTGGAGGGGTGTATTTACTAACGAAGGCCCTGGTGCAACATTACCTGAACATACTAGAAAAATTCAGAATGAAACCAATCCTTTCTCCTCTGGGTTAGATACGAATCCATTTTCCGGTGcttcttctaatgaaaatgtGCCACCACCAGTGCAACCAAGTGCATCTGGCAACAATTTGGTTGACCTATTGACTGGAGAGGTAATGCTTTCAGAACACGTTGCTCAGCCAGTGATAGGAAATACTGAGGACAAGGGAGGTGACTTGCTTGATTTCTTGGACCAAGCTATTGTTGAATATCATGGTGCTGAAACTGATCATAAATTCCCTTCATCGCATGATGGAAGGTCTCCAGATAGCAGTTCCCAGAAGTATATTGATTGTTTGAAATCCTGTGCTGGGCCACATATG GAAAGAAAACTAGACTTCATGGGAGCTATGAAACTTGAAATTGAACGTCTCCGGCTGAACATTTCTGCTGCTGAAAGGGATAAAGCTTTATTATCAATAGGAACTGATCCTGCTACTATAAACCCTAACGTTTTACTTGATGAACGATACATGGGAAGATTGTGCAGAGTTGCAAACTCCCTTGCACTGCTTGGACAAGCTTCCTTGGAAGACAAAATCACATCTGCTGTTGCTCTTGAGACAACTGATGATAATGTGATAGATTTCTGGAATATAACTAGATTTGGGGAGTGCTGTTATGGTGGCACGTGTGAGGTGCGTGCTGAAACTAATGCACCTACACACGCCTCGTTTATGGAATCATCAGCAGGAGTTCCTCTGTCTGTCTTGTTATGTTCCCAATGTGAAAGGAAAGTTTGTAAAGTTTGTTGTGCTGGGAGAGGGGCCCTTCTGGTTGCAGGCTATGGCTCAAGGGAGGCCAATGGTGTGGTAAGTCAGGGGGGATCAAGCCATGGTTTCCAGGTTGATGTATCCACAAATCGTTCAGTAGTGTTGGATAGTGTTATTTGCAAAAGATGCTGCAATGATATTGTGCTTGATGCGTTGATCTTGGACTACGTCAGGGTCTTGATTAGCATGAGGAGAAGTGCCCGTGCAGATTCTGCTGCGCATGAGGCCTTGAACCAGGTGATTGGATTTTCGTTAAAGAATTCTCTTTCTGAAAGGAAGCATTCTTCTGATAGACAGGGAGCTATTAAAGTTCAGCAACAATTACTTGATGGAGAGGAATCCCTAGCAGAGTTTCCGTTCGCCAGCTTTTTACACTCG GTTGAAACGGCGGCCGATTCAGCACCTTTCTTGTCATTGCTTGCTCCGCTTGATTGTGGACCACGACATTCATACTGGAAAGCTCCTCCTAGTGCCACCTCTGttgaatttattattgttcttggtagcctttctgatgtTAGTGGGATTGTTTTGCTTATTAGTCCATGTGGTTATTCTGAGGCTGATGCTCCCACC ATTCAGATCTGGGCCAGCAATAAAATACACAAGGAAGAAAGGTCATGCATGGGAAAATGGGATGTGCAGTCCCAGATCATATCTTCCTCTGACTATTATGGACCAGAAAAGTTGGTTAGAGAAGACGAAGTACCTAGGCATGTGAAGTTTGAATTCAGGAATCCAGTTAGATGCCGCATTCTTTGGATAACATTACGTCTTCAGCGACCTGGTTCTAGTTCTCTTAATTTGGGGAACTTGAATCTGTTGTCTCTTGACGAAAATCCATTTGCAGAAGTAACTCGGCGTGCCTCTTTTGGGGGAGAAGTTGACAGAGACCCCTGTATTCATGCCAGAAGGATACTGGTAGTAGGAAGCCCCGTAAATAAAGAGATGGCAGATACATCAGCACAAGGCTCAGATCAGATGAATTTGAAAGGCTGGCTGGAGAGAGCTCCACCACTAAATAGATTTAGG GTTCCGATTGAGGCTGAGAGGCTGTTGGACAATGATATTGTTTTGGAACAATATTTATCCCCTGCTTCACCTTTGCTTGCTGGATTTCGTCTTGATGCTTTTGGTGCAATAAAGCCTCTGGTTACCCATTCACCCTCTTCAAATGCGCAGATCTGGGATATGTCAGCAAGACTTGTAGATGAGAGACACATCTCTCCAGCCGTGCTTCATATACAAGTATCTGTTGTCCAG GAACCCCACAGCTTGGTAACGATTGCAGAATATCGGTTGCCAGAGGCTAAGGCTGGAACACCTATGTACTTTGATTTCCCCCGAGAGATACAAACCCGTAGAATCACATTTAAACTTCTTGGAGATATTACAGCATTTGCAGACGACCCAGCAGAACAGGATGATCCCAGTTCTAGAGTTCTACCAGTGGCAGCAGGCTTGTCACTGTCCAATAGAATCAAGTTGTATTACTATGCTGATCCATACGAACTTGGAAAATGGGCAAGCCTTTCAGCAGTTTGA